Part of the Caballeronia sp. SL2Y3 genome is shown below.
CAGGCAAACTTCATCAAGGAGAAATTCGGCATTCCGCAGATCTCCACCGGCGACATGCTGCGCGCCGCCGTGAAAGCGGGCTCGCCGCTCGGCGTCGAGGCGAAGCGCTACATGGACGCGGGCGAACTCGTGCCGGACCTGCTCATCATCAATCTGGTGAAGGAGCGGCTGCGGGAAAGCGACTGCGCCAACGGTTATCTGTTCGACGGCTTTCCGCGCACCATTCCGCAGGCGGAAGCCATGAAGAGCGCGGGCGTCGTGATCGACTATGTGCTTGAAATCGACGTGCCCTTCAACGAAATCATCACCCGCATGAGCGGGCGTCGCGTGCATGCGCCGTCGGGGCGCACGTATCACGTCACGTTCAATCCGCCGAAGAACGACATGGTGGACGACGTGACCGGCGAGCCGCTGATCCAGCGTGAGGACGACAAGGAAGGGACCGTGCGCAAGCGTCTGGACGTGTACGACGCGCAGACGAAGCCGCTCATCGCGTATTACAACGACTGGGCGAAGTCGGGCGCGACCGAAGACGGCCTGAAGGCGCCGCAATACCGGCGCATTTCGGGTTCCGGCAGTGTCGATGAAATCCGCGATCGCGTGTTCGCTGCGCTGAAGTAAGGCAGCCGAGCATCCAAGAAACCCGCTCCGAACGAGCGGGTTTTTTTATGCGCGCTCGCGGCAACGCGTTGGCTACAATCGACGCGTCGCCCGCGAGGGCCACACTACAAGGAGAAGACACATGGAGATGAAGGACAACGTCGTGTTGATCACGGGCGGCGCGTCGGGTCTGGGCGCGGCGACCGCGCGCGTCGTCGCGGGCAATGGCGGCAAGCCCGTGATCGCCGACATGAACGAAGCTGCGGGCGAAGCGCTTGCGCGTGAATTGTCCGGCGTGTTCGTGAAGTGCGACGTGAGCCGCGAAGACGACGGACAGCGCGCCGTCGATGCCGCGACGAAGCTCGGCACGCTGCGCGGCCTCGTGAACTGCGCAGGCATCGCGCCGGCATCGAAGACGGTCGGGCGCGACGGCCCTCACCCGCTCGATCTGTTCAGCAAGGTCGTCGCGGTCAATCTGATCGGCACGTTCAACATGATCCGGCTCGCGGCCAACGCGATGTCGAAGAACGAGCCGAACGGCGGGGGCGAACGCGGCGTGATTGTGAATACGGCGTCGGTCGCGGCATTCGACGGGCAAATCGGGCAGGCGGCGTATGCGGCGTCCAAAAGCGGCGTCGTAGGCATGACGCTGCCGGTCGCACGCGATCTCGCGCGCAGCGGCATTCGCGTGATGACGATTGCGCCGGGCATCTTCGAAACGCCGATGCTGCTCGGCATGCCGCCCGACGTGCAGACGGCGCTCGGCGCGATGGTGCCGTTCCCTTCGCGCTTCGGCAAGCCGGACGAATTCGCGATGCTGGTCAAGCAGATCTTCGACAACCCGATGCTCAACGGCGAAGTGATCCGCCTCGACGGCGCAATCCGCATGCAGCCGAAATAAGCGCGCCCCTTGAATCTCGGCTCAGTCGCCGTTTTCCTGCGTGCGCAGTCGCAGATCGTGCAGCTCGGACTCGACGACGGTGGCATCCACCGCGTCGGGGCGGTCTTCCAGATAGCGCTCAAGGTCTTCGAGCGCCGGGCGCAAATAGTCGAGCCGCGCGTACGCGAAGCCGCGATCGCGCACTTCCTCGATGCTGTCCGGCAGCGCGATCACCAGCCGCTGCTGCACGGCAAGCAGACGCTGCCAACGCTCCGTCTGAAGATAGATGCTCTTGAGGTTGCGCAGCATCCGCGCGACGATTTCGCGGCGCGTCGCGGGCTGCAACAGCACGCGCAACGCGCTGCCGATCGATTCGCCGACGCGCTGCACATACGGCTCCAGCATTTCGACCATTTGCGCTTCGGAGAGCGACTGGCCGGTCGTCGGATCGAGCATGAGATCGCTGCCGGGCGTCGCGACGCGCAACAGGAAATGCCCCGGAAACGACACGCCCTGCACCGGCAACCCAAGCTGCTCGGCCATTTCCAGATAGATGACGGCAAGCGAAATCGGGATGCCGCGCCGACGCCGCAGCACCGCGTTCAGATAGCTGTTGTCCGGGTCGTAATAGTCGTTCAGGTTGCTGGAGAAACCCAGCTCGCGGAAGAAATAGCGATTGAGCGCCTCGACGCGCTGTTTGACATCCGCGTCCTCGGGCATGCGGCGGCGCGCGCGCACGACCAGTTCGTCCAGTTCCGCGAGCACCGCCTGCATGTCGACGTCCGGATAGGCGTCCTGCGCGAGCGACAGCGCGGCCTCCGTGAGCGGCAGGCTCTCGTCGTCGGCCATCAGGGCCGAGAAATAGTCGAGGATACGCGTCGTCGTCATCAATGCGCTCGTCTCTTGAAGTAAGCGTATTTGAAGCCCATTGCGGAAAGCATACCGAAATACAGTCCCGCGAACACAACCAGGCTAGCTCCGAGCAGCATGATTCGTGCGAAGGGTGTCGCGCGCATGGCAATCCAGTCGAAATTGGCCGACACCCAGTGCATCACGCCGGCGAGCACGAGACACGCGCCGACCAGCTGCACGAAAAAGCGCGTCCAGCCCGGAGACGGCTGATAAATCCCGCGGCGGCGCAAGCCGATGAAAAGCAGCAGCGCGTTGGCGAGCGCGCCGAGGCCGATGGACAGCGTCAACCCCGCGTGCGAGAAAATCGGCACGAAGATGTAATTGCTCACCTGCGTCATGATCAGCACGCCGACGGCGATCTTCACCGGCGTCTTGATGTCCTGCTTCGCGTAGAAACCGGGCGCGAGAATCTTGATGAGGATCAGCCCGATAAGGCCGATGCCGTACGCCGACAGCGCGCGGCCCACCATCACAACCGAATGACCGTCGAACTTGCCGTAGTGAAAGAGCGTCGCGGTGAGCGGCTCGGCGAAGAAGAAAAGCGCGACCGCGCTGGGCGCGGCCAGCAGGAAGGTGATGCGCAAGCCCCAGTCGAGGAGCGCCGAGTATTCGTCGGCGTTGGCGTCGACGTGCGCTTTCGAGAGGCTCGGCAGAAGAATGGTGCCGAGCGCCGCGCCGAGCAGCGCGGTCGGGAATTCCATCAGGCGGTCGGCGTAGTTGATCCACGACACCGCGCCCTGCCCGATATTCGACGCGATATTCGTGTTGATGATGAGGCTCAGCTGCCCGACCGACACCGCGAACGTCGCGGGCACCATCTTCGCGACCACGCGCTTGACGCCCGGATGCGCGAGCGCCCGCCGGAAGTTCAGGCCGACAGCCGGCATCATGTCGATCTTCTTCAAGCCGGGCAGTTGCACGAGGAATTGCAGCAGGCCGCCCGCGATCACCGCGTAGGCGAGCGCGTACACCGGCACTTTCATGTGCGGCGCGACGAACACCGCCGCGAAGATGAACGCCACGTTCAGCAGAACCGGCGCAAACGCGGGCAGCGAGAACTGCTTGTACGTGTTCAGAACGCCCGAGGCGAGCGTCGTCATCGAAATGAAGATGATGTACGGGAACATGATCCGCGTCATCTCGACGGCGAGGCCGTACGCCGCGCCGTCGTGCTTCAGTCCCGACGCGACCGCGAACACGACCCAGCTCGCGCCCGCCATGCCGGCGAGCGACAGCACGACGAGACCCCACGTCAGCACGGTCGACATGGCATCGACGAGCGCCTTGGTCGGATCGTGGCCCTTGCTGTTCTTGAACTCGGCGAGGATCGGCACGAACGCCTGCGCGAACGCGCCTTCCGCGGAGAGGCGCCGCAGCAGGTTTGGAATGCGGAACGCGACGTAAAACGCGTCGGTGTAGAGACTGGCGCCGAAGGCTCGGGCGATCAGCGTTTCGCGGATCAGGCCGGTCACGCGCGACAGCAGCGTGAAGCCGCTGACCGTCAGGAGGGCTCGGAATAGATTCATGGGGCGCTTATTATACGGGCCGCAGATGACGCGCTCCCGTAACGCTGGCGCGCAACGGCGCGAGATTGACGGATTGCACCAAATTCGTGGCGGCGCGGGCGCGGCGTGCCGCCGACACCGTCGCGCTTGTCATATCTCGTCTTCACTTGCTATAATCGCGGGTTTCGACGGCCGGTTCTGGCGAAATTGCGCCCGAAACGGGAATCCGGCGGAAGTCTGACTTGAAGCGCCGGCGTGCTTTTCGCGACTTCCGGCTCTGTCGGCAGTGTTCCAAAGGCGTCCAGCTTGGGCGTCTCAGGTTTCCGGGCGAATGGCTTAACCGCTGAATCGCTAACCGGAATTTCAGATCAAAGGCAGCGCGCATCCATCACCGCTTCCGGCCCGCCGGGCCAGAAGGTGAAGCCCGCTCCGACAAGTAACAGCAGAAACAGGATAAGGAACCGTCATGGCAAATACCGCACAAGCTCGCAAGCGCGCCCGTCAGGCCGCCAAGGCCAACTCGCACAACTCGGCGCTGCGCTCGAAGTTCCGCACGGCCATCAAGGCAGTTCGCAAGGCTATCGAAGCCGGCGATCAGGCCAAGGCCGCCGAAGTGTTCAAGTCGTCGGTCAAGACGATGGACATCATCGCGGACAAGAAGATCATCCACAAGAACAAGGCCGCTCGTCACAAGAGCCGCCTGGCTGCAGCCATCAAGGGTCTGCAGGCTCCCGCAGCCCAGTAATTCCGGCTCGTTTTCGGCGGGCGCTCGCGGTTTTTAGCATCGCGCGCTCGTCGGAACGGCTTCCTGTTTCCGCTGCGCTGTAACGAAAAAGCCCGCTTGCGCGGGCTTTTTTGCGTCCTGCTGCCGACCGTGCGGCTTCTCGGTCTAGCGACGCTGCTGCGTCTGCGTGCCGTGATGCGGCGGCAGTTCGCACGCCTCGGTCACCACGAGGTCGTTGTCCCTCGCGAAATTCAGCACGAAGTCGAACGCCATCGGCTCGATGTCGCGCAGACGCGAATCGACGATCACGACCTTGATGTCGCCGATCATGGTCGGGCGCACGTAGATGGAATATTGCAGGCGCGCGTTCGGCCCTTTCGCTTTCGGCCCGAAGCCCGACATGACACCGCACAGGCGCTCCGACCAGTCGCTCGGCCGAAACTTCCTCCCGCTCTTGGTGATGCCTTGTATGAAGTACTCGGTAGGGGATGATTCAGCCATGTAGCAATACCTTTTGTCGGCCGGTGGCGGCACCGGCGAATGCACACGCTTGACGCGGCGCTCGCGCCGGCCGGCACGAGCGCCGGGCGGCGCTTTGAAGCGGCCGAAGAGGACCGCCCGCCACCGCGACTGGATGGCGGACTCGGCAGCACGAAGAGATCGCAAGCGCAAAAGAACGCCAAGCGGACTCTTGCGAGCCAACGCCGACCATGCGCGTGAAACGGTGCTGAGCGTTACTGAGTGTTGCAGAGTTGTTGAAACGAGCGCCGACAATTATACCGCAGCGCCCCTTTTTCCGCAGCGCACACAGGCTCGCGCGCCTGTCTATCGGCCTTTTCGCCGCCTCGTCAAACCTCGCAAAATCCTTTATGCTCGAACGCCAACCCACTCCCGATGGCGGCGCCGTCCGGTCGAGCGACGTCTTCCGGCAGTCGCGCACCCGGTTCGAAGCCGCTGCTTGCGTTTCATGACCGCCAAGAAAATTCGCCACTATCTTCAGTTCAAGGATTTTTCGCTCGACGATTACGAGTACGTGCTGGAACGCGCCCGCATTCTGAAGCGCAAGTTCAAGAACTACGAGACGTACCACCCGCTGCACGACCGCACGCTTGCGATGATCTTCGAGAAGAACTCCACGCGCACGCGCCTTTCGTTCGAAGCGGGCATCTTCCAGTTGGGCGGTCACGCGGTGTTCATGAGCACGCGCGACACGCAACTCGGGCGCGGCGAGCCGATCGAGGATGCGGCGCAGGTCATTTCGCGCATGGTGGACATCATCATGATCCGCACGTTCGGGCAGGACATCATCCAGCGATTCGCGGAGAACTCGCGCGTGCCGGTCATCAACGGGCTGACCAACGAATACCATCCGTGTCAGGTGCTCGCGGACATCTTCACGTATTACGAGCATCGCGGGCCGATTCACGGCAAGACCGTCGCGTGGGTCGGCGACGCCAACAACATGCTGTACACGTGGATCGAAGCCGCGCAGATTCTCGGCTTCAAGCTGCGTCTGTCCACGCCGGAAGGTTACAAGCTCGACCGCGCGCTGGTGGCGCCTGAAAGCGCGCCGTTCTACGAAGAATTCGCCGATCCGAACGAAGCCTGCGCGGGCGCGGATCTCGTCACCACGGACGTGTGGACGAGCATGGGTTTCGAAGCGGAGAACGAGGCGCGCAAGAAGGCGTTCGCGGACTATTGCGTCGATGCCGACATGATGGCGCGCGCCAACGCCGATGCCCTTTTCATGCACTGCCTGCCGGCGCATCGCGGCGAGGAAGTGAGCGCGGAAGTGATCGACGGGCCGCAGAGCGTCGTGTGGGACGAGGCGGAAAACCGCCTGCACGTGCAGAAGGCGCTGATGGAATATCTGCTGCTCGGCAAGCTGAACCACTGACGAGCTCTACTCACACGAAAACGCCGCCTGATGTTGTATCCGGCGGCGTTCGTTTTTTCAGACGACGACCGGCTCCATCTCCAGCTCGACGCCGAATCGCGCAAGCACATCGCTTCTAATCGCTTCCGCGAGCTGGAGCACTTGCGCGCCGGTCGCGCCGCCGCGATTCACGAGCACCAGCGCTTGCCGCTCGTGCACGGCCGCCCCGCCGATGCCGCGCCCCTTCCACCCGCACTGGTCGATCAGCCAGCCCGCCGCGAGCTTCACGCTGCCGTCCGGCTGCGCGTACGAAACGACACCCGGTTCGCGCGCGCGCAACGCGTCGAACGCTTCTGCGCTGACAACCGGATTCTTGAAGAAACTGCCCGCGTTGCCGAGCACGGTCCAGTCCGGCAGCTTTGCGCGACGCACGGCGATCACGGCGTCGAAGATGGCCCGCGCGTCACAGGACGACGCGCCTTCCAGCGCACGCGCGACGTCCGCGTAATCGGCGCGCGGCGTCCACGCTTTCGGCAGACGGAATACCACTGACGTGATCAGGAACCGCCCGCGCCCCGCGCGCTTGAAGAAGCTGTCGCGGTAGCCGAACGCGCATGCATCGCGGTCGAATTCGGCTCGCGCGCCCGTCGCTAGCTCTACCGCATGAAGCCGCTCGAAGCGCTCGCCCATTTCGAGCCCGTATGCGCCGATATTCTGGATCGGCGCGGCGCCCACGGTGCCGGGAATCAGCGCGAGGTTTTCGAGGCCCGGCATGCCCTGTGCAAGCGTCCATGCAACGAACGCGTGCCAGTTCTCGCCCGCGCCGGCTTCGACCAGATATGCGTCGTCGTCCTCGCCGATCACGCGCTTGTTCATGATGCCGACGACGAGCGCGACGCCCTCGAAATCGCGCGTCAACACGACGTTGCTGCCGCCGCCGAGGACGAGGCGCGGCATGTTGGCGATCCGCGCGTCGGCGGCGAGCGCAGCGGCGGCTTCGACGCTATCGATCTGCATCGCGTGACGCGCGCGAACATCGAAGCCGAACGTGTTGTGCGGACGCAGCGAGTAATCCGCGAGAAGCGCGGGCGCGGGAAAGAAGGCGTCGGACATGGGGAACCGCGTGGCGAATGCTGGATTGGAAGCGGCCTTGGGGAAAACCAAAGCGCGTCGGTAGAATGACGTCAGGTCCGTGATTATAGCGAGTGCGCGCGCCGCGCCCGCCCTCGCCCAACGAAGAAGGGGAAGACAGATGCCATCGTTTGACGTCGTCAGCGAAGCAAACATGATCGAAGTGAAGAACGCGATCGAGCAGTCCAATAAGGAAATCTCGACGCGCTTCGACTTCAAGGGTTCCGATTCACGCGTCGAGCAGAAAGAGCGCGAGTTGACGCTCTATGCCGACGACGACTTCAAGCTCGGCCAGGTGAAGGACGTGCTGCTGTCGAAGCTCGCGAAGCGCGGCGTCGACGTGCGCTTTCTGGACTACGGCAAGCAGGAAAAGATTGGCGGCGACAAGCTGAAGCAGGTCGTCACCATCAAGAAAGGCGTGTCGGGCGATCTGGCGAAGAAGGTCGTGAAGATCGTGAAGGACAGCAAGATCAAGGTGCAGGCGAGCATTCAGGGCGATGCGGTGCGCGTGCAAGGCGCAAAGCGCGACGATCTGCAGAGCACCATCGCGCTCTTGAAGAAAGAAGTGACGGATACGCCGCTCGACTTCAATAACTTCCGCGACTGATCTCGCAAGTCCATGCAAAAAGCCGTTCCGCGCAATGCCGGAACGGCTTTTTTGTTGCTTACTGCGCCGCCTTCTTCTTGTCCCCGATGCGGCTTTCCTTGCCCGCCAGCAGCTTCGCAATATTCGCGCGATGCCGCCAGATCAAGAGCGCGCTCATCGCGAGCACGGCAAGCGAGATGCGGCTCGGCCCGAACAAAAACACCTGAAACAACGGCGCGAACACGGCAGCGACGAGCGCCGCGAGCGACGAATAGCGGAAGAAGAACGCGATGATGAGCCACGTCAGCAGCGTTGCGAGCCCAAGCACCGGATGAATGGCGAGCAACACGCCCGCGGCCGTCGCAACGCCCTTGCCGCCCTGAAACTTGAAGAAGATCGGATACAGATGGCCGAGAAACACGGCGATGGCCGACAGCGCGATGCACGTTGCGAGCCCCGTTGCATCTAGACCGAAGCGCGCGCCGAAGTGCGCGACGAGCCATACCGGAAGCCAGCCTTTGAAGGCATCGCCGATCAGCGTGAGGATGGCCGCGCGCTTGTTGCCGGTGCGCAGCACGTTGGTCGCGCCGGGATTGCCCGAGCCGTAGGAGCGCGGGTCGTCGAGTCCCATCGCCGCGCTGACGACGACGGCAAACGAAACCGAGCCGATCAGATAGGACACGACGGCGACGATCAGTTCAATCATAGGTTCTCTTCTAGCGTGGCGAGTCTGGGCGAAAGCGCGGTCAGCATTCTAATCGACGCTCGCGCACTGGACGGGCTTGGCGCCGAGCAGTTCGGTCAGCACGGCGGGATTAAGGCTCACGAGATAGCCGCGCCGTCCGCCGTTCAGATAAATGGTGTCCAGATCCAGAATGCTCGATTCGACGTACACCGGCATCGCCTTCTTCGTGCCGAACGGCGACGTGCCGCCGACGAGATAGCCGGAGTGCCGGTTCGCCACCTCCGGCTTACACGGCTCGATGCGCTTCGCGCCCGTCTGCCGCGCGAGATTCTTCGTGGACACGGTGCGGTCGCCGTGCATCAGCACGATGAGCGGCTTCGCGTGCTCGTCTTCCATCACGAGCGTCTTGACCACGGAATGTTCGTCCACGCCGAGCTGCCGCGCCGATTCCTCGGTGCCGCCATGCTCGACGTAATCGTACGGATGCTCGCCGAACGCCACCTTGTGACGGCGCAGGAATTGCGTCGCAGGCGTTTCGGAGACGTGTTTGATTTTCGACATGGACGCATTGTAGCGGCGCGGGATGCCGCTCACCATCGGCCATTCGGCCTAGTGGTGCGACGGCTCGGCATGTCGTACGATCGTTCGACTCACGACAGGACCTTGCCATGATCCGCGACGCCGAAACTCAAACGCTCCTGGAAGACACCATTCGCCGCTTCGTGCGCGAGAAGCTCGTGCCGCGCGAAGCAGAAGTCGACGAAACCGACGCCATTCCCGCCGACCTGATCGACGCCATGCGCGAGATCGGCATGTTCGGCCTCACCATTCCGGAAGCATACGGCGGCCTCGGCCTCACGATGGAAGAGGAAGTGCGCATCGCGTTCGAGCTCGGGCAGACGTCGCCGGCCTTTCGCTCGGTGATTGGCACGAACAACGGCATCGGGTCGATCGGCATTCTGCTCGACGGCACCGAAGAACAGAAAGCGCACTATCTGCCGAAGCTCGCGGCGGGCGAACTGATCGGCTCGTTCTGCCTGACGGAGCCGGATTCGGGCTCGGACGCCGCGTCGCTCAAAACCACGGCCCGGCGCGATGGCGACGCGTACGTGCTCAACGGCACCAAGCGCTACATCACGAACGCGCCGGAAGCGGGCATCTACACCGTCATGGCCCGCACCAGCGACGCGAAGGGCGCGAGCGGCATTTCGGCGTTCATCGTCGAGCGCGATACGCCGGGTTTGTCGCTCGGCAAGCCGGATCGCAAGATGGGCCAGCGCGGCGCGCATACCAGCGACGTGATCTTCGACAACTGCCGCGTGAGCGCCAGTCAACTGATCGGCGGCGTGGAAGGCGTCGGCTTCAAGACGGCCATGAAAACGCTCGACAAGGGTCGCATTCACATTGCGGCGGTCGCGGTCGGCGCGGCGAAGCGCATGTTGCGCGATGCCCTCGCCTACGCGATGGAACGTCGCCAGTTCGGGCAGCCGATCGCGGAATTCCAACTCGTTCAGGGCATGCTTGCCGACAGCAAAGCCGAGTTGTACGCCGCCGAATGCATGGTGCTCGACGCCGCGCGCCGCCGCGACGAGGGCCGCGACGTGTCCGTCGAAGCGTCGTGCGCGAAGTACTTCGCCACTGAAATGTGCGGGCGCGTCGCGGACCGCGCCGTGCAAGTGCATGGCGGCGCGGGCTATATCGCGGAGTACGGCATCGAGCGGTTCTATCGCGACGTGCGGCTTTTCCGGCTCTATGAGGGAACGTCGCAGATACAGCAGGTCATCATCGCGCGCGGGCTCATGCGCGGCGCGGACATCTAGCCGCGCGGATGGTGCTCGCGGTGCAGCTTCTGCAGGCGTTCACGCGCGACGTGCGTATAGATCTGCGTCGTCGAAATATCGGAGTGGCCGAGCAGCAGTTGCACCACGCGCAGGTCCGCGCCGTGATTGAGCAAGTGCGTGGCGAACGCGTGGCGCAGCGTGTGCGGCGAGAGCGGCGCGTGCACGCCGCCGTTCAGCGCATGACGCTTGATGATGTTCCAGAACTGCTGGCGCGTCATGCCCTCGCCGCGCGCCGTGACGAAGAGCGCATCGGCGGCGCGCGGGCCGAGCAGCGCCGGGCGCGAGTCGCGCAGATAGCGCATCAGCCAGTCGTGCGCCGCTTCGCCGAACGGCACGAGGCGCTCCTTCGAGCCCTTGCCCATCACGCGCACCACACCTTCGTTCAGGCCGACTTCCACGGTCTTCAGCGTGACGAGTTCGGTCACGCGCAGACCGCTCGCGTACATCAATTCGAGCATGGTGCGGTCGCGCAGGCCGAGCGGCGTCTCGATATCGGGCGCGTGCAGAAGAGCTTCGACTTGCGATTCATTGAGCGTCGAAGGAAAGCGCGGCGGCTGCTTCGCCGAACGGAGCTTGAGCGTCGGATCGGCGCTCGCGCGATGTTCGCGCATCGCCCACGCGTAATAGCGGCGAAAGACCGACAGACGCCGGTTGGCGGAAGTCGCCTTGTCGCCGCGGCGCGCGGCCATGTAGCCGTTCATGTCGGCTTCGGTGGCCGCGTCGATGGACGCGCCGCGCGTCTTCGCGAGCCATTCGGCGAAGAGCCGCAAGTCGCGCCGGTACGCGTCGAGTGAATTCTTGGCGAGCCCGTGTTCGAGCCACAATGCATCGCAGAACAGGTCGATGGCGTCGCTGCTCGCGATCAGTTCGGGCGTTTGCGGTTCTTCAATGATTGGGCTCGTCATCCGATGGATACACCTTCATGCGCCAGCAGCCAGCGCTTCACGTCACGGAAGAAGCCATCGCCCGGATGATGCGCGAATCCGCCGATTCCGCCCGCCGCGACGACCCGGTGGCACGGTATCACGATCGGCAGCGGATTGGAGCCGCACGCCTGCCCGACCGCGCGCGGCACGCTGCCGATCTCACGCGCGAGTTGTCCGTAAGTCCACACTTGCCCCGCCCCGATCCCGCTGATGCCGCGCCACACACGCTGTTGAAACGCGGTGCCGCCGAGAGCGAGCGGCAGATCGAAGCGCATCGACGGCGTCTCGAAGTAGCGGCGAATCTGACAGGCGGCTTTCTGCACGAGCGGCGCGTGCGCCTCGATGCTCTCGACATGCGCCGGCAGATAGACGATCTCGCGCACGGCGTGATCGTCCGCGCGTATGCCGACTTTGCCGAACGGCGCGTCGATGACGGCATCGAACCGGCGCGCCGGCGGTGCCGTCGAGTCCACCGTGATAAAGCCGCCTTCAGACAGCATGCTCTTCATGCGTCTCTCCTTGCTTCAGCGCCCAGCCGACATGCTCGCGCACGATCCCGGAACAATCGTCCGCGCGCGCTCGCAATGCTTCGATGATCGCCGCGCGTTCCTCGCCCTGCAACGGCGAGCGCAACGCATTGCCCATGCCGACGGCGATATTGCGCAGCCACCGCTCGTAGCCGATGCGGCGAATCGCGCTGCCTTGCATGCGCGTGTCGAACTCGTCGGCGGTCCACGAGAACAGTTCCACGAGCGTCGCGCGATCCAGCCCATGACGCACGTCGAAATCGGCGACCGGCGCGGCCTGCGCGAACTTGTTCCACGGACACGCAAGCTGGCAGTCGTCGCAACCGTAGACGCGATTGCCGATCAGCGGGCGCATGTCCTCGGGAATGCTGCCATGCAATTCGATGGTCAGATACGAGATGCAGCGCCGCGCATCCACGCGATACGGCGCGACGATCGCGCCCGTCGGACACGCGCCGACGCAGCGCGTGCACTGGCCGCAATGCGCGCCGTCGTGCTCGGGTTCGGGGTCGACAGGCAACGGCACGTCGACGTAAATCTCGCCCAGAAAGAAGAGCGATCCGGCATCGCGGTCGAGCAGCAGCGTGTGCTTGCCGCGCCAGCCGTTGCCCGCCTTCTGCGCGAGCGCCACTTCGAGCACCGGCGCGGAGTCCGTGAACGCGCGATGCCCGAACTGCCCGATCTCGCTCTCTATACGCTCGGCGAGTTGCTGCAAGCGGTGACGCATGACCTTGTGATAGTCGCGGCCACGCGCATAGATGGACACCACGGCCTGCGAGGGATCGCCGAGCCGCTTCCATTCGACCGCGCGCCAGTCGTTCTTCTGACCATCGGCTGTCGCGACACTTTCATCGCCCGTTTGCGCGAGCGTCGCAGCGGGAAGGTAGGCCATGCGCGCAGTGATGACCCGTCGCGTGCCGGCCACAAGCTCGGCCGGCCTTGCGCGTTTCATCCCATGTTTGGCCATATAATCCATTTCGCCGTGATAGCCTGCTTCGAGCCAATTGGCGAGGCCTTCCTCGGCATCCGTCAGGTCGATATCGCTGATACCGACCGCACCGAATCCCAGCTCGCGCCCCCACGCCCTGATGCGCTGCGCGAGCTCCGCCAGCGCGGCCTCGTCGTTCTCTAACGGATGCAAGGCGCGCGACTCGACGGCGGCGGCGCTCGTCGCTGTCGTGATTTCAGTGACTTCAGTGGAGTGGTCCGGCAAACGGTTCATCACTCTATTTTACGAGCAATGCCCGAGAACCCCGCACCATCGACGCCCGATCTGCCCGCCGCGCTCATCGAACGCCGCTTCGAGTTGCGCGACGAAGCCGCGACGCTCGCATTCGGCGAACGGTTCGCGCAGGCCATCGGATACACGCGCGCTCAGACCTCGTCCGAACCATTCCACGGCTTGCAGGTCCAGTTGATCGGTGATCTCGGCGCGGGCAAAACGACGCTCGTGCGCGCGACGCTGCGCGCGCTCGGTCATGCGGGCCGCGTGAAGAGCCCGACCTACACGCTCGTCGAGCCGTATTCGCTCGATGCGCCCGGCGGCCCGCTCGACGTCTATCACTTCGATCTGTACCGCTTCGCCGATCCGGCCGAATGGGCCGATGCCGGCTTTCGCGAGTATTTCGACCGGGGCGCGG
Proteins encoded:
- the tsaE gene encoding tRNA (adenosine(37)-N6)-threonylcarbamoyltransferase complex ATPase subunit type 1 TsaE, translated to MPENPAPSTPDLPAALIERRFELRDEAATLAFGERFAQAIGYTRAQTSSEPFHGLQVQLIGDLGAGKTTLVRATLRALGHAGRVKSPTYTLVEPYSLDAPGGPLDVYHFDLYRFADPAEWADAGFREYFDRGAVCLVEWPQQAGGLLGVPDLVFALTLSHASAPTTQTNEEEGRVLTARAFSETGKTCLERC
- the queG gene encoding tRNA epoxyqueuosine(34) reductase QueG; its protein translation is MNRLPDHSTEVTEITTATSAAAVESRALHPLENDEAALAELAQRIRAWGRELGFGAVGISDIDLTDAEEGLANWLEAGYHGEMDYMAKHGMKRARPAELVAGTRRVITARMAYLPAATLAQTGDESVATADGQKNDWRAVEWKRLGDPSQAVVSIYARGRDYHKVMRHRLQQLAERIESEIGQFGHRAFTDSAPVLEVALAQKAGNGWRGKHTLLLDRDAGSLFFLGEIYVDVPLPVDPEPEHDGAHCGQCTRCVGACPTGAIVAPYRVDARRCISYLTIELHGSIPEDMRPLIGNRVYGCDDCQLACPWNKFAQAAPVADFDVRHGLDRATLVELFSWTADEFDTRMQGSAIRRIGYERWLRNIAVGMGNALRSPLQGEERAAIIEALRARADDCSGIVREHVGWALKQGETHEEHAV